From the Bacteroidia bacterium genome, one window contains:
- a CDS encoding PorT family protein: protein MRLTVLRSCVLIASLLLVSSIGLAQTVYSPDVSRVFVSGFMGLNHNTNMGDFKTDCDCLFEGSFGLGNVGAIIGADITYAWSPSWAVMAKVYYDNKHTRESYEREISTPIATGQQVIVNGVNYEEIGDVSLSYFTVGLFGRWQPRLARWYVFAGPTVGLAVASQVQHNQEIVDPDLSYRELLDTKRQVSTGDFDGTLRLEASVGFGYDYIIRPRWYVNPEIRVGYPLTKITDTINDRNKSIPIDDWKVMSVQLSIGLKYEAF from the coding sequence ATGAGATTAACCGTCCTGCGATCTTGTGTTTTGATCGCAAGCCTGCTGCTCGTGTCATCAATCGGGTTGGCACAGACCGTCTACAGCCCTGACGTCTCGCGCGTTTTCGTCAGTGGTTTCATGGGGTTGAACCACAATACAAACATGGGTGATTTCAAGACGGACTGCGACTGTCTTTTCGAGGGCAGCTTCGGTCTCGGGAATGTCGGGGCCATTATCGGTGCCGACATCACATACGCCTGGTCGCCGTCATGGGCCGTTATGGCCAAGGTGTATTACGACAACAAGCACACGCGCGAGTCCTATGAGCGCGAGATCTCTACCCCCATTGCCACCGGCCAGCAGGTCATCGTCAACGGTGTGAATTACGAGGAAATTGGAGATGTCAGTCTCTCGTATTTCACGGTCGGACTGTTCGGTCGCTGGCAGCCGCGCCTCGCGCGCTGGTATGTGTTCGCCGGGCCCACTGTCGGACTTGCGGTGGCGTCGCAGGTGCAACACAATCAGGAAATCGTCGATCCGGATCTCTCGTATCGTGAATTGCTGGATACCAAGCGCCAGGTGTCCACTGGAGATTTCGACGGCACGCTTCGTCTCGAGGCGAGTGTCGGTTTCGGGTATGATTATATAATTCGCCCGCGCTGGTACGTCAACCCTGAAATCAGGGTCGGCTACCCGTTGACAAAAATCACCGACACGATCAATGACCGCAACAAGAGTATTCCTATCGATGACTGGAAAGTCATGTCGGTACAACTCTCTATCGGTCTGAAGTACGAAGCATTCTAA
- a CDS encoding DUF6263 family protein: MRRSLHLLLFSMLLLACSSCRHHAEDAPGNTDSTVVQSEVLPQDEQGTAVRLDDPLVLTYRFTKGESFAYQIRKKESLSMFRDSLLDEKNDVTITRWYTFKVLESHSQGGGRLLAECVRVLYDGQYSGPSGKREMKYDSRENNAPNTERLLSEFNAPVGHPFEVVVAPDGRIAAVEKLDAVIRNYMKEDYATTKSDQIKAITQDYAQTGIKSVLQLVFQKLHDKPVAQDSSWVIINARKLGYLSLRDDAVYTFHGITGAELGKLAHIGVRLTSTYTGNPSFDTGQGWATMKDFDIAGVGRTSFNLDKGRVHRRSISNSVFVNMFVEPPEELKRLAPDQARNHWWSQKAVTEDNIEPYQP, translated from the coding sequence ATGCGACGATCACTGCATCTTTTATTGTTCAGTATGCTGTTGCTTGCCTGTTCTTCCTGTCGTCACCATGCGGAAGACGCCCCCGGCAATACGGATAGTACCGTCGTACAGTCCGAGGTTCTTCCGCAGGATGAACAGGGGACGGCGGTGCGTCTCGACGATCCGCTGGTGCTTACGTACCGGTTTACGAAAGGCGAGAGCTTCGCTTATCAGATCCGGAAGAAGGAAAGTCTGTCCATGTTCCGGGATTCGCTGCTCGATGAGAAGAATGATGTAACGATCACCCGCTGGTACACCTTCAAAGTGCTGGAATCGCATTCGCAGGGAGGGGGACGTTTGCTCGCCGAATGCGTCCGCGTTCTCTATGACGGCCAGTACAGCGGGCCGTCGGGCAAACGGGAAATGAAATACGATTCGCGCGAGAACAACGCGCCAAACACGGAGCGATTGCTGTCCGAATTCAACGCCCCTGTAGGTCATCCCTTCGAGGTTGTGGTTGCACCCGATGGCCGCATCGCAGCCGTGGAGAAACTGGATGCGGTGATACGGAACTATATGAAAGAGGACTACGCCACCACCAAATCCGATCAGATCAAGGCGATCACGCAGGATTACGCCCAAACGGGGATAAAAAGCGTGCTGCAGCTCGTGTTTCAGAAATTGCATGACAAGCCGGTCGCGCAGGATTCCTCATGGGTCATCATCAATGCGCGGAAGCTCGGCTACCTGAGTTTGCGTGACGACGCGGTGTACACTTTTCATGGCATCACGGGCGCCGAACTTGGAAAACTTGCGCATATCGGCGTGCGACTCACCTCCACGTACACCGGGAATCCTTCCTTCGACACGGGACAGGGCTGGGCAACAATGAAGGATTTCGACATCGCCGGTGTTGGACGAACGTCCTTCAATCTGGACAAAGGTCGTGTCCATCGCCGCAGCATCTCGAATTCGGTCTTCGTCAATATGTTCGTGGAACCACCGGAGGAACTGAAGCGCCTTGCTCCGGACCAGGCACGTAACCATTGGTGGTCGCAAAAGGCCGTAACCGAAGACAACATCGAGCCCTACCAGCCCTGA
- a CDS encoding OmpA family protein — translation MQRFATLTLVGFVVCIALLAGCAGSDPADIALVTGGVVENLGENVNSAWDDYAPAVTANGTLFFTSRRPNPRRQDFMDDVYRVNHIERNWEKPVYLSEVINTPESQGAISISPDGRTLYLALCRQPDGFGKCDIYIAEWNERGTEWSKARNLDNPEGKDLTLTTIVDNFDKINTTYWESQPSISPDGRTLYFASDRPGGYGGTDLWMSQKQLDGSWGRPVNLGPDVNTKGEERTPSIAFDGRTLYYASDGYPDGENSKAAGGMDLYVTRAQGSRWSRPMNLGYPINSKNDDVFISSTLSGDTLYFASNRPGGYGGFDLYLLLDPPFPPDAVVNIVGVVTDIETSRPLASTPITIEDYGTGEIVNRFQSLESGQFQFIVPAGREYRISAEQKGYLFKSDVFEVPELTVYRRLEKNIALEPIPPIVTVPPKTNLTVLFDFDKATLRPESKPELERAIRFILQNPGRRFEISAHTDALGTEEYNLDLSERRAAAVRKYLIGSGVPEDIIVSKGYGEAQPIDDNETPQGRQRNRRVELSVIE, via the coding sequence ATGCAACGATTTGCTACTCTAACTCTTGTCGGTTTCGTCGTGTGCATCGCTTTGCTCGCCGGCTGCGCGGGAAGCGATCCGGCGGATATCGCCCTCGTCACGGGAGGCGTCGTCGAAAATCTCGGTGAGAACGTCAACTCCGCGTGGGACGATTACGCCCCGGCGGTCACCGCGAACGGGACACTGTTCTTCACCTCACGTCGGCCCAATCCCCGCCGTCAGGACTTCATGGATGACGTCTACCGCGTCAACCATATCGAGAGAAACTGGGAAAAACCGGTCTATCTCTCCGAAGTGATCAATACGCCCGAATCACAGGGTGCGATCTCCATTTCACCCGACGGCCGTACGCTGTACCTCGCTCTCTGCCGCCAGCCCGACGGCTTCGGAAAATGTGACATTTACATTGCCGAGTGGAACGAGCGCGGCACCGAATGGTCAAAAGCCAGAAATCTCGACAATCCCGAAGGGAAGGACCTTACGCTTACCACCATCGTCGATAATTTCGACAAGATCAATACCACGTACTGGGAATCGCAGCCGTCCATCTCCCCGGATGGCCGTACGTTGTACTTCGCGTCCGACAGGCCCGGCGGTTACGGCGGGACCGATCTCTGGATGTCGCAGAAGCAACTCGACGGAAGCTGGGGACGTCCGGTGAATCTTGGTCCGGATGTGAACACCAAAGGCGAGGAGCGCACACCTTCCATCGCGTTTGACGGTCGCACGCTGTATTACGCATCCGATGGCTATCCCGATGGCGAGAATTCAAAAGCGGCAGGTGGTATGGATCTCTATGTCACGCGCGCGCAGGGGAGCCGTTGGTCGCGTCCCATGAATCTTGGCTATCCGATCAACTCCAAGAATGATGACGTCTTCATTTCGTCTACCCTTTCCGGCGATACGCTCTACTTCGCATCCAACCGTCCGGGTGGATACGGCGGCTTCGATCTGTATCTCCTGCTCGATCCGCCATTCCCGCCGGATGCCGTCGTCAATATCGTCGGCGTTGTCACCGACATTGAAACCAGCCGTCCGCTCGCATCCACCCCGATCACTATCGAGGATTATGGAACCGGCGAGATTGTGAACAGATTCCAGAGCCTCGAAAGCGGGCAGTTCCAGTTCATCGTTCCCGCCGGACGCGAGTATCGCATCAGCGCGGAACAGAAGGGCTATCTGTTCAAATCCGATGTCTTCGAAGTGCCAGAACTTACCGTGTATCGTCGCCTCGAGAAGAACATTGCTCTCGAACCGATACCGCCCATCGTCACGGTGCCGCCGAAAACAAACCTCACCGTGCTGTTCGATTTCGATAAAGCCACATTACGTCCGGAATCCAAGCCGGAACTCGAACGTGCGATCCGCTTTATTCTCCAGAATCCCGGAAGACGCTTCGAAATCTCGGCGCACACGGATGCTCTCGGTACGGAAGAATACAACCTCGACCTCAGCGAACGCCGCGCGGCCGCCGTACGGAAATACCTCATCGGCAGCGGTGTACCCGAGGATATCATCGTTTCCAAGGGGTACGGCGAAGCGCAGCCGATCGATGATAACGAAACACCGCAGGGTCGCCAGCGCAACAGGCGTGTGGAACTCTCTGTCATCGAGTAA
- a CDS encoding HisA/HisF-related TIM barrel protein, with translation MKRIADRTLIIPTIRLRDGRCCQVPVGEPGTEAAYPSDPAEQAVLWRHENMKMLHVIAEESAECTLEQQVPLLQRIINAVEISIQVEAQFMSDMDFVLLFEQTGAYRAVLDENLSANLDRVAHLIGRFGPRKIVPSLRIRHEATTADRGPQEDESALLRQAEQLAACGVERIVMDARQISSGPPIHSLLSLVERANLSVTLNGSVRGFQDLKLLYPLRDKRIDSIIMENALYSNAFPCQKIWRQAEQQLVVRNEPL, from the coding sequence ATGAAACGCATCGCGGACAGGACGCTCATCATCCCTACGATCCGGCTTCGGGATGGCCGCTGCTGCCAGGTGCCTGTCGGTGAACCGGGAACCGAGGCCGCCTATCCGTCGGATCCCGCGGAACAGGCGGTTCTGTGGCGCCACGAGAACATGAAGATGCTGCATGTCATCGCCGAAGAATCCGCGGAGTGTACTCTGGAACAGCAGGTGCCGTTGCTGCAGCGCATCATCAACGCAGTCGAAATCTCGATTCAGGTCGAAGCACAATTTATGAGCGATATGGACTTTGTGCTCCTTTTTGAGCAGACCGGCGCCTATCGCGCTGTTCTGGACGAGAACCTGTCCGCGAATTTGGACCGGGTAGCGCATTTGATCGGCCGCTTCGGTCCGCGGAAAATCGTACCGTCGCTTCGCATCCGGCACGAGGCGACGACGGCGGACAGGGGGCCGCAGGAGGATGAAAGCGCCCTGCTACGGCAGGCCGAACAGCTCGCCGCCTGCGGTGTCGAACGTATCGTCATGGACGCGCGTCAAATTTCTTCTGGTCCCCCCATTCACAGTTTGCTTTCCCTCGTCGAACGAGCTAACTTGTCGGTTACGCTGAACGGTTCCGTTCGCGGTTTCCAGGATCTGAAGCTACTGTATCCACTTCGAGACAAGCGAATCGATTCCATTATTATGGAAAATGCGCTATATTCAAATGCTTTTCCGTGTCAGAAGATCTGGAGGCAGGCGGAACAGCAATTGGTCGTCCGGAACGAACCACTCTAG
- a CDS encoding DUF1343 domain-containing protein has product MTTRRRPTHGCPLRTVLTVAVLLPIFAGSAAAQQAPSRGGDPAVVCGADVLIRDSLHLCRGKRVGVITNHTGVLGDGTLLIDRLRREEGVTLAAIFSPEHGPNGSAPDGAFIADGKDGDVKVYSLYGTVRKPTAGMLEGLDVLLYDLQDAGSRYYTYISTLALCLEAAAGAGIPLVVLDRPNPLGGEMIEGPLRREGMQSFVGMLPVPVRHGMTAGELASMMIAEGWIRASGVKLHVIPMRGWSRSMYYEETGLRWLPPSPNLRTVEAALAYAGTCLLEGSAISEGRGTDAPFLQFGAPFIDGEEVAEALTVLGLPGVRFHAVTFTPKADHGSARPKFAGVPCFGIRLHVTDRKLFRPFETGRKILSVLHHLYGERMVFTSYLDSLAGVADFADRCVRIPPVSNECDWTEEIRDFFHRRTGYLLYH; this is encoded by the coding sequence ATGACGACACGACGACGACCGACCCATGGATGTCCTCTTCGCACGGTACTCACGGTCGCAGTGCTGCTGCCGATTTTCGCCGGGAGCGCGGCAGCGCAACAGGCACCATCACGTGGTGGTGACCCTGCGGTTGTCTGTGGCGCGGATGTTCTTATCCGGGACTCGCTGCATCTGTGCCGCGGAAAACGCGTCGGCGTCATCACCAATCACACGGGAGTGCTGGGAGACGGCACGCTGTTGATCGACCGCTTGCGGCGGGAAGAGGGAGTGACGCTTGCGGCAATATTCAGTCCGGAGCACGGCCCGAACGGTTCCGCACCCGATGGCGCGTTTATTGCGGACGGAAAGGACGGCGATGTGAAGGTGTATTCACTGTACGGTACAGTACGCAAGCCGACGGCAGGTATGCTGGAGGGACTCGATGTCCTGCTGTATGATCTGCAGGACGCCGGGTCACGATACTATACCTACATCTCAACCCTCGCGTTGTGCCTGGAAGCGGCCGCCGGGGCCGGCATACCTCTCGTGGTGCTGGACAGACCCAATCCGCTCGGAGGAGAAATGATCGAGGGACCGCTCCGCCGTGAAGGTATGCAGTCATTCGTCGGGATGCTGCCCGTTCCCGTCAGGCACGGGATGACGGCAGGTGAGTTGGCGTCCATGATGATCGCGGAGGGGTGGATTCGTGCTTCCGGGGTGAAGCTGCACGTCATTCCCATGCGCGGTTGGAGTCGGTCCATGTATTACGAAGAAACGGGTCTGCGCTGGCTGCCACCGTCACCGAATCTCCGGACGGTTGAGGCGGCGCTCGCATACGCCGGCACCTGTCTGCTGGAGGGCAGCGCAATCAGCGAGGGGCGTGGAACGGATGCGCCCTTCCTGCAGTTTGGCGCGCCGTTTATCGATGGAGAAGAGGTCGCGGAGGCCTTGACCGTCCTGGGACTTCCCGGGGTGCGCTTCCATGCTGTGACCTTTACTCCTAAGGCAGACCACGGAAGCGCGCGACCAAAATTCGCGGGTGTGCCATGCTTCGGGATACGGCTGCATGTAACCGATCGGAAACTGTTCCGTCCTTTTGAAACCGGAAGAAAAATTCTGTCCGTGTTGCACCATCTCTATGGTGAAAGAATGGTGTTCACGTCGTATCTTGACAGTCTTGCTGGTGTGGCGGATTTTGCGGACCGCTGTGTGCGAATCCCTCCCGTATCGAATGAATGCGACTGGACCGAAGAGATTCGAGACTTCTTCCACCGCCGTACCGGCTATCTGCTCTACCACTGA